The following are from one region of the Halorussus rarus genome:
- a CDS encoding glycosyltransferase family 4 protein → MDGDPEKQVVVFHNVVSPYRLPLFSSLAEKTDLKVLFAKRNEQGRKWDTSIESHNTEFKYEFLPGFQIGPLTVNYSLPVKLLQEKSDVYIVSDTRQMLLSMLIISFYSLVSETDIYYWTGWLDSDYSSETHQEHILMKLFVRIYRKFKDYIQTFSYIFADGFIAYSPESVEYLKARGADTQNTFVGGQVMPIETLPDSYESDKNNDDGLTVLYLGYLNNRKGVEYLLNAWGRLKRNNDSPAIAQATLMIAGSGPIEESLHVQAENIPDVSFLGYVSGNEKARCYKQADLFVLPTKHDPWGLVVNEAMHFGLPIIVTEAAGSKHLIQKENNGIIIEPRNSSDLHQAIQQLLLDEKEREKLASQSNNNSSASDVETGIQPFMKAIKGDNPSGDLLM, encoded by the coding sequence ATGGATGGGGATCCCGAAAAACAGGTCGTTGTATTTCACAATGTTGTTTCTCCCTATCGCTTACCCCTCTTCTCTAGCTTAGCTGAAAAAACAGACTTAAAGGTGTTGTTTGCTAAGCGAAATGAACAAGGCAGAAAGTGGGATACCTCCATTGAAAGTCATAATACGGAGTTCAAATATGAGTTTCTCCCGGGCTTTCAAATAGGACCCTTAACTGTCAACTATTCACTCCCGGTTAAATTACTTCAAGAAAAATCCGATGTGTATATTGTCAGTGATACTCGACAAATGCTCCTCTCCATGTTGATAATCTCGTTCTATTCCCTCGTCTCCGAAACAGATATTTATTACTGGACTGGTTGGTTAGATTCAGACTACTCTAGTGAGACTCATCAAGAGCATATCCTCATGAAACTATTCGTTCGAATATATCGAAAGTTCAAAGATTATATACAAACATTTTCTTATATATTTGCTGATGGCTTCATCGCGTATTCGCCCGAGAGCGTGGAGTATCTTAAAGCTAGAGGGGCTGATACGCAAAATACGTTCGTCGGTGGACAGGTAATGCCAATCGAAACATTACCGGATTCATATGAGTCAGATAAGAATAACGATGATGGACTAACAGTACTGTATCTGGGATATCTAAATAATAGAAAGGGTGTAGAGTATTTACTTAATGCATGGGGAAGATTAAAGCGAAATAATGACTCTCCGGCTATCGCACAAGCTACTCTCATGATTGCAGGATCAGGTCCAATTGAGGAGTCTCTGCATGTTCAGGCAGAAAATATCCCTGATGTGTCCTTCCTTGGTTACGTTAGTGGCAACGAAAAAGCTAGGTGTTACAAACAAGCAGACTTGTTTGTGTTACCAACTAAACATGATCCTTGGGGTTTAGTTGTGAATGAGGCGATGCATTTTGGTCTTCCAATAATAGTTACAGAGGCAGCTGGATCTAAACATCTTATTCAAAAAGAAAATAACGGAATAATAATAGAACCGAGGAACTCCTCTGATCTTCATCAGGCTATACAACAACTTCTTTTAGACGAAAAAGAGCGAGAGAAATTAGCTAGCCAATCAAACAACAATAGCTCTGCCTCTGATGTAGAAACAGGAATTCAACCCTTTATGAAAGCCATCAAGGGTGACAACCCTAGTGGAGACCTACTAATGTAG
- a CDS encoding sacsin N-terminal ATP-binding-like domain-containing protein, with protein MPGIPPNHPQTPREARELVEKRRQTLLEGYESDNEVIQDLFHNYDRDVKRDLDTPAQVIPELLQNADDVKECETVEILISEDELVVRNDGRPLLEDEFEAICHIGQSTKQEPGYIGHFGRGFKSVFSVSDHPQVRSGFLRFGFKRDRCVLPLHLVDETAVDEIKYAPATEVRLPFTDLSEYDRSQLMGQIESLPRLMPYLRNVSKISVVDHGERTTYRREETTRGELTEVEIYKNEILYERRHIFGIEEVPPEAEFSELVKHRALENEEEFRDEPVPIKISFPVDEDGNPISGDEPSRLFNFFPTETELDIPFDIQADFLLDSDRSSLHNTKSPYNQWIFGLVSAVYEKAVEYYLERDSPTTTFLELVPTRRTLDSHLKRIQEDILDVLREHECILGQDGEYHLPEQIIVPDSRLEGLLSESDVQELFGEATNYPADSLTQRCLNDLVGLGLIDELTIASLAQVEQDSNVYREKSTSELLRLAALFNELWEDTYRDKRSYNDERREFLSAVKQIPLVPLQTGAVVSSNDTDSDPVLPPDSGGDEYEIFTDRITLVDLTFDESDGNGKVEDHKAVAADARSFFENALELSVVEDDYIITEVIAEAFKNPSAETDSTLDAFLEFVISDKHRRKVARKKNAIRLRVKSSSSDESVYKKPSELYLPKAYGLDYDLEILLEDIDSAQFVTPSYRELGNSLSPWSSFLTKAGVRDKLEVTEEGAKTRERFRDKDDLETELESCGDRSTNIPQAPRHSGDTYDTWLRGYRYALSDYEISDTFEDLLDIIPEKGRESGAQAWELATMLASCWDYYEDRLNKELYYTAQYGKGNPFRTKSQGTQCPSKFANRIRNTAWCPTKTGTISPPSVLLVEIPRTQGQPDGRYLNNDLPFSEANYNGLNISTRLDPSSVLKLLTQAPTVWSDGEPSEIRTAVNDQLDQFKAGLADCSDDEAERLLSELRKAPFLYVEAAETQFRTSTQVVLEGISLGDQFVSISTLYTRHHQFLQERVGVQRRVGIEDCLDFLAGHSGTEFTDEESKAWNQTLRELLNEFDELSEHEFRDLAVLRRLSEEAVVPTSSGTTGPLTEIDFYCYDEGLLEATEQEIGHRVIQQPESQNLTQKRLIPLWEVLGLENLRAAVELDLADAATLEPADEWDRVVDDDRLRKLLTVSQSFLETTNGNRDDELNELTTLSRYHVEQHNELQGYYTLNKQNISKRLPLQSYIDHTNTRILRASGAESYYDMATKIADELQLPLDQHRELRSLLSGAVGAESDFLEAYLDDHDITLVWFTDYSTEEVETATQEKETDTRTKPSGSELSESVTKSESDEIAATANEPPERDSKTATVEGSGEANSSHGSVEASDPPSDSEPASVEPETPGQSPSMDSDTSSRSPVGDSSSGRRSTADSNSNSSEAISSNQESRDRHNSGARNTDPQSSTFESEVSPSSIGSRTAIENKPDSRNRSQGEGSKSRRGTGSGGGGGGGGSAAWEAGLWGEEFVLTSLVDELRTALAEEQCTVTWFWDPTFLELPEHAHDSDGLESQSRLSMDRYGATVPGVEITGPDWTVRVLHIRDTSLGADILIEGADFRISNEANNLLAQIQPSENAEIWIEVKSSVGTMDGFNLTIPEYGRAREQQDDYCIVTVCQVGTPHVYIDQRFTNLAAMSDKGEITIQKNGELRIDY; from the coding sequence ATGCCCGGAATTCCCCCAAATCACCCACAAACGCCGCGTGAAGCAAGAGAGCTCGTAGAGAAACGCCGGCAGACTCTCCTAGAGGGATACGAGAGTGACAACGAGGTCATTCAGGATCTCTTCCATAATTACGACCGGGATGTCAAGCGGGACCTTGACACTCCAGCACAGGTGATTCCTGAGCTGTTGCAGAATGCTGATGACGTAAAGGAGTGTGAGACAGTCGAGATCCTAATCTCAGAAGATGAACTCGTTGTTCGGAACGATGGCCGACCACTTCTGGAAGATGAGTTCGAAGCCATATGTCACATCGGACAGAGTACAAAGCAGGAGCCGGGGTATATTGGCCACTTTGGCCGTGGGTTCAAGTCTGTTTTCAGCGTCTCGGATCACCCGCAGGTTCGTTCGGGATTCCTACGCTTCGGCTTCAAACGAGACCGATGCGTTCTACCCCTACATCTCGTAGATGAGACGGCCGTTGATGAGATTAAGTACGCACCTGCGACCGAGGTTAGGTTGCCTTTCACTGACCTTTCGGAGTATGATCGGTCACAGCTCATGGGGCAGATTGAGTCTCTCCCTCGATTGATGCCGTATCTCCGGAACGTCTCGAAAATCAGTGTCGTTGATCACGGCGAACGGACGACCTATCGACGGGAAGAAACGACCAGGGGAGAGCTTACTGAGGTTGAGATTTACAAGAATGAAATTCTCTATGAGAGACGTCATATTTTCGGTATTGAGGAGGTACCACCGGAGGCTGAATTTTCCGAGCTAGTCAAGCATCGTGCTTTAGAAAACGAGGAGGAGTTCCGAGATGAACCGGTGCCGATCAAGATTTCGTTTCCCGTAGATGAGGATGGCAATCCAATCTCTGGAGACGAACCCAGTCGGCTGTTCAATTTTTTCCCCACAGAAACGGAACTGGATATTCCGTTCGATATTCAAGCCGATTTTCTTCTTGACTCTGACCGTTCAAGCCTGCATAATACCAAGAGCCCGTACAACCAGTGGATTTTCGGCCTCGTAAGTGCAGTCTATGAAAAGGCAGTTGAATATTATTTAGAGCGGGATTCACCCACAACCACTTTTTTGGAACTTGTTCCAACTCGAAGAACACTTGATTCCCATCTTAAACGCATTCAGGAAGATATCTTGGATGTCCTGAGGGAGCACGAATGCATTCTAGGTCAGGATGGGGAATACCACCTCCCAGAGCAGATCATTGTGCCCGATTCCCGACTGGAAGGGCTGCTCTCTGAGTCAGATGTTCAAGAACTGTTCGGAGAGGCTACCAATTATCCTGCAGACTCGCTGACGCAGCGGTGTCTCAATGATCTCGTCGGGTTGGGTTTGATTGATGAGCTTACGATTGCCAGTCTTGCCCAAGTTGAGCAGGATAGTAATGTTTACCGCGAAAAGTCAACTTCCGAGTTGTTACGTTTGGCTGCCCTTTTCAACGAATTGTGGGAAGACACATATCGGGATAAACGATCTTACAACGATGAACGGAGAGAGTTCCTTAGTGCAGTTAAGCAAATTCCGCTGGTTCCACTCCAAACCGGTGCTGTAGTCAGCAGTAACGACACGGACTCGGATCCGGTTCTTCCGCCCGATAGCGGGGGAGACGAGTATGAGATTTTCACTGATCGGATTACACTAGTAGACCTGACTTTTGACGAGTCGGATGGCAATGGTAAGGTTGAGGATCACAAAGCAGTCGCAGCTGATGCTCGATCCTTTTTTGAGAACGCACTAGAGCTCTCGGTCGTTGAAGATGACTACATCATCACCGAGGTAATCGCAGAAGCTTTCAAAAATCCAAGCGCCGAGACTGATTCGACGTTGGATGCATTTCTAGAGTTTGTTATCAGTGACAAACACCGACGGAAGGTTGCGCGTAAGAAGAACGCAATTCGACTGAGGGTCAAATCGTCCAGCAGCGACGAGTCAGTATATAAAAAGCCATCCGAGCTCTATCTCCCAAAGGCCTATGGCTTGGACTACGATCTGGAGATACTTCTTGAGGATATCGACTCTGCACAGTTCGTGACACCATCATACCGGGAGTTAGGGAACTCGCTGTCACCGTGGTCGAGTTTCTTGACGAAGGCGGGGGTGAGAGACAAACTCGAAGTAACGGAGGAAGGTGCGAAAACTCGTGAAAGATTCCGTGATAAGGACGATTTAGAGACGGAACTTGAGTCGTGTGGTGACAGATCGACTAATATTCCGCAAGCACCGAGACACTCGGGGGATACCTACGATACGTGGCTGAGGGGGTATCGGTACGCGCTCTCGGATTACGAAATCAGCGACACATTCGAAGACTTGCTGGACATCATCCCAGAGAAAGGGAGAGAATCGGGAGCACAGGCGTGGGAGCTGGCAACGATGCTTGCGTCGTGCTGGGACTACTACGAGGATCGTCTGAATAAGGAACTCTACTACACAGCCCAGTATGGGAAAGGAAATCCGTTCCGCACCAAATCTCAGGGGACACAATGCCCGTCCAAATTCGCTAATCGGATTCGAAACACAGCATGGTGTCCAACAAAAACAGGGACAATAAGCCCCCCATCAGTGTTGCTGGTTGAGATACCTCGAACACAGGGACAACCTGACGGGCGGTATCTCAATAATGATCTCCCGTTTTCGGAAGCGAATTATAATGGTCTGAATATCAGCACCCGGTTAGATCCGTCGTCTGTCTTGAAATTACTCACACAGGCCCCCACGGTCTGGAGTGATGGAGAACCGAGTGAAATACGAACTGCAGTTAACGATCAGCTTGATCAGTTCAAAGCTGGTCTGGCCGATTGTTCGGACGACGAGGCTGAAAGGTTGCTCTCGGAACTCCGGAAGGCTCCGTTTCTATACGTCGAGGCAGCCGAGACACAATTCCGAACGTCGACACAAGTGGTGCTTGAGGGGATCAGTCTCGGTGACCAATTTGTCTCAATATCAACGCTCTACACTCGTCACCACCAATTCCTGCAAGAGAGGGTCGGCGTACAGAGGCGGGTAGGAATAGAAGACTGTCTAGACTTCCTGGCCGGCCACTCCGGTACGGAGTTCACCGACGAGGAATCGAAAGCGTGGAACCAGACTCTTCGAGAACTGTTGAATGAATTTGATGAGTTGAGTGAGCATGAATTCCGTGATTTAGCTGTACTGAGGCGACTCAGCGAAGAGGCTGTCGTACCTACCTCCTCGGGAACAACAGGGCCACTCACCGAGATCGATTTTTATTGCTATGACGAGGGGCTTCTGGAGGCGACAGAACAAGAGATCGGTCACCGAGTAATTCAACAACCCGAGTCACAAAACCTGACACAGAAGCGGCTGATCCCTCTGTGGGAGGTTCTTGGGCTGGAAAATCTTCGAGCTGCCGTGGAACTTGATCTTGCCGATGCCGCTACTTTAGAACCGGCGGATGAGTGGGACAGGGTTGTTGACGATGACCGACTCCGGAAGCTATTGACAGTCTCTCAAAGTTTTTTAGAGACGACCAATGGGAATCGAGACGACGAACTAAACGAGCTTACGACGCTCAGCCGGTATCACGTCGAACAGCATAATGAGTTACAGGGATACTATACGCTAAACAAACAGAATATCTCCAAGCGGCTTCCTTTGCAATCCTACATAGACCACACTAACACACGGATTCTCAGAGCATCCGGGGCCGAATCGTACTACGACATGGCAACGAAGATAGCAGATGAACTGCAACTTCCTTTAGACCAACATCGAGAACTCAGGTCGTTATTATCGGGGGCAGTCGGAGCAGAATCAGACTTTCTTGAGGCCTATCTCGACGATCACGACATCACTCTCGTTTGGTTCACTGACTATTCGACTGAGGAAGTCGAAACGGCCACACAAGAAAAAGAGACAGACACCAGGACGAAACCCTCCGGTTCAGAATTGAGTGAGTCGGTTACGAAGTCTGAGTCTGATGAAATAGCTGCCACTGCCAACGAACCGCCCGAAAGAGACTCGAAAACAGCCACTGTCGAGGGTTCCGGGGAGGCTAACTCATCGCATGGATCCGTAGAAGCCTCGGACCCGCCTTCAGATTCGGAGCCAGCATCGGTCGAGCCCGAAACGCCGGGCCAGTCACCGTCGATGGACTCAGACACTTCTTCCCGGTCTCCAGTGGGAGACAGTTCCTCTGGTAGGCGCTCGACAGCAGACTCGAATTCCAACTCTTCCGAAGCGATCTCCTCAAATCAGGAATCGAGGGACAGACATAATAGCGGGGCTCGGAATACGGACCCTCAGTCATCCACATTCGAATCGGAGGTTTCGCCGTCTTCGATAGGTAGTCGAACCGCTATTGAAAACAAACCGGATTCACGAAATCGTTCCCAGGGTGAAGGGAGTAAATCCCGACGAGGCACTGGGAGCGGTGGTGGAGGCGGCGGTGGCGGATCTGCCGCTTGGGAAGCTGGGCTATGGGGTGAAGAGTTTGTGCTAACATCGCTGGTCGATGAGCTCCGGACTGCACTCGCTGAGGAGCAGTGCACAGTGACGTGGTTCTGGGATCCCACGTTTCTGGAACTTCCCGAGCATGCGCACGACTCCGACGGTCTTGAATCGCAATCACGGCTGTCAATGGACCGCTACGGGGCTACCGTGCCCGGAGTCGAAATCACAGGCCCTGATTGGACAGTTCGTGTTCTGCATATACGAGATACTAGCCTTGGTGCCGATATTTTGATTGAAGGCGCAGACTTCAGGATATCAAACGAGGCGAACAACTTATTGGCTCAGATTCAGCCTTCCGAAAATGCCGAAATATGGATTGAGGTGAAGTCGTCAGTCGGCACCATGGATGGATTCAATTTAACAATCCCAGAGTATGGCCGGGCACGAGAGCAGCAAGATGACTACTGTATCGTCACGGTCTGTCAGGTTGGGACACCACATGTGTACATTGACCAGCGATTCACGAACTTAGCCGCTATGTCGGACAAGGGTGAAATCACTATCCAAAAGAATGGTGAGCTCCGGATAGACTACTGA
- a CDS encoding DNA polymerase, whose protein sequence is MPIRIAFNTLQQITRLALAVRKDGECRLDITSDTIRLRARSEDHVAYLDYSLPISTPEFPVADVTGDYWLRFEHVEKFLNASPDAEVTIRTPAETPDSTFTLQSTGLTYRRTPITKYTAHRVFDSISAELRTTFSLQNSVLTRAVDAANLLGTSLRVRFNHETHHVEFSAEGNAINDAFAYTQPIEQICSTQPSSSELTITIDRLREIASLVPATNTVLLEVTPHHLTYRAEHPISGANLTVYIAEYLGTIRE, encoded by the coding sequence ATGCCCATTCGAATCGCCTTCAACACCCTCCAGCAAATCACTCGCCTCGCGTTAGCCGTTCGGAAAGACGGCGAGTGCCGGCTCGACATTACCTCCGATACGATCCGGTTGCGTGCCCGGTCAGAGGACCACGTGGCATACTTAGATTACTCACTCCCGATATCGACTCCAGAGTTCCCCGTTGCTGATGTCACCGGTGACTACTGGTTGCGATTTGAACACGTCGAAAAATTCTTGAACGCTAGCCCTGACGCGGAAGTTACCATTCGAACCCCGGCCGAGACACCTGACTCAACATTCACGCTCCAGTCAACTGGCCTCACCTATCGACGTACACCAATCACGAAATACACCGCCCACCGCGTGTTCGACAGTATCTCTGCAGAGTTACGAACAACCTTTTCGCTTCAAAATAGCGTCCTCACCCGAGCTGTTGACGCTGCAAACCTCCTCGGCACCAGCTTACGGGTACGATTCAACCACGAGACACATCACGTCGAATTCTCCGCGGAGGGCAACGCCATTAACGACGCATTCGCGTACACACAGCCCATCGAGCAGATCTGCAGCACCCAACCGTCTTCTTCAGAACTCACAATCACAATTGACCGCCTTCGAGAGATCGCATCTCTCGTTCCAGCGACCAACACCGTGTTGCTCGAAGTGACCCCTCACCATCTAACGTACCGTGCCGAACACCCAATCTCTGGCGCTAATTTGACCGTGTACATCGCCGAATACCTTGGCACAATCCGCGAGTAA
- a CDS encoding nucleotidyl transferase AbiEii/AbiGii toxin family protein: MISEAQLRRLARELDVRLGYAEKNYVNSWILWAIYTSPYGDNLLFKGGTALSKLYFPETWRYSEDLDFGVEGGYHGSEAELQSTLEDATRASGIDFEVTKHRELQKEAYPTHYVDIDIQYDAVLGHKNTTSLDVMIDEHVAFASVNHRHSYENVPEFELTAYSLEEIFAEKLRALYQRSQARDYYDLYRMLTEADVDDSVILPAFTRKCEHDGLDIDLRDGLPGEKRGEIRDGWQNTLPDLVADLPEFGPVYDTLEDYVDSLVNEQ, from the coding sequence ATGATCTCCGAAGCGCAACTCCGACGGCTGGCCAGAGAGCTGGATGTTCGACTTGGCTACGCGGAGAAGAACTACGTCAATTCGTGGATTCTGTGGGCGATCTACACGAGTCCCTACGGTGACAACCTGCTGTTCAAGGGTGGCACTGCGCTCAGCAAGTTGTACTTCCCGGAGACGTGGCGCTACTCGGAAGACCTTGATTTCGGTGTCGAGGGAGGGTATCACGGGAGCGAAGCGGAGTTGCAAAGCACATTGGAAGACGCGACCAGAGCCTCCGGTATCGACTTCGAGGTGACCAAACACCGTGAACTGCAGAAAGAAGCGTATCCGACGCACTACGTTGATATCGATATCCAGTACGACGCTGTGCTCGGTCACAAGAACACGACGAGTCTGGACGTGATGATCGATGAACACGTGGCGTTCGCTTCGGTAAACCATCGCCACAGCTACGAGAATGTCCCCGAATTCGAGTTGACCGCGTACAGCTTGGAGGAAATCTTCGCGGAGAAGTTACGAGCGCTCTATCAGCGGTCACAGGCGCGTGACTACTACGACCTGTATCGGATGCTTACGGAGGCTGACGTTGATGACTCGGTTATTCTTCCTGCATTCACGCGGAAGTGTGAACACGACGGCCTGGACATCGACCTTCGGGACGGGCTTCCCGGAGAGAAACGGGGAGAGATCCGTGACGGCTGGCAGAACACGCTTCCCGATTTGGTTGCAGACCTCCCCGAGTTCGGCCCCGTGTATGACACACTCGAAGACTACGTCGATTCGCTGGTAAACGAGCAGTAA
- a CDS encoding ADP-ribosylglycohydrolase family protein, which yields MDLDRARGALLGLACGDALGRPAEFTSASGISAEYGRLDEMVGHGTWNQPAGTITDDTEQALCIARSLVEHQAFDPADVADRFVAWYDSGPFDIGGMTRRSLTRLKRGDAWDEAGQHVWENSPEGQNAGNGSVMRCPPLAIPYATDWDRLAEVSRKSSQITHADPRCTDGCAILNLTIAGLLEDADRPLQDALDDVGSDAPDELVTALRPLARGDSPDTLETSGYVVHSLQTALHDGLFADSAEEAIVTAVNRGGDTDTIGAIAGAVAGARFGASQLPDRWLGAIDEVDELEGLATQLTNVG from the coding sequence ATGGATTTGGATCGGGCGCGTGGTGCGTTACTTGGATTAGCGTGTGGGGATGCGCTTGGCCGGCCAGCCGAGTTTACGTCTGCGTCGGGGATCTCCGCTGAGTACGGACGGCTTGACGAGATGGTCGGGCACGGCACGTGGAACCAACCGGCTGGGACGATCACGGACGACACCGAACAGGCGCTGTGTATTGCTCGAAGTCTCGTCGAACACCAAGCGTTCGATCCGGCGGATGTCGCTGATCGGTTCGTCGCGTGGTACGACAGTGGCCCGTTCGATATTGGAGGAATGACGAGGCGGTCGCTTACCCGGCTCAAACGCGGCGACGCGTGGGACGAGGCAGGTCAGCACGTGTGGGAGAACAGTCCGGAAGGGCAAAACGCGGGGAATGGGAGTGTAATGCGGTGTCCGCCGCTCGCCATCCCGTACGCGACGGACTGGGACCGACTCGCCGAAGTGAGCCGGAAGTCCTCGCAGATCACGCACGCTGACCCGCGCTGTACCGACGGCTGTGCGATTCTGAATCTCACGATAGCTGGTCTGCTTGAAGACGCGGACAGACCGTTGCAGGATGCCCTCGATGATGTTGGGTCGGACGCGCCTGATGAGCTTGTGACGGCACTCCGACCGCTTGCGCGTGGCGACTCGCCCGATACGTTGGAAACGTCGGGGTACGTTGTGCATTCGCTGCAGACGGCACTCCACGATGGGTTATTCGCGGACAGTGCCGAGGAAGCGATTGTGACGGCGGTGAATCGTGGCGGTGATACGGATACGATTGGGGCGATTGCTGGTGCAGTCGCTGGGGCGCGGTTCGGAGCGTCACAGCTTCCGGATCGATGGTTGGGTGCTATCGATGAGGTCGACGAACTCGAAGGACTGGCAACCCAGCTTACCAACGTAGGGTAA
- a CDS encoding type IV toxin-antitoxin system AbiEi family antitoxin domain-containing protein, whose translation MESTNDEETQRKSLSTRESQALSRLASENRQVISISDIADALDIPRKSAKDMAYALKEKGWLERIAHGKYLILPLAAGENAVYTEHEFVIASALVEPMYIGYWSALNHHGLTEQMSRTVYVVTTERAQEREIHGVPYRPVTVTEQKFFGYQPTAVGSSQVNISSIEKTLVDCADHPEFCGGISELAKAMQNAVDTRCSWERVVEYLRRVGNGAATKRLVYLADQLDIDLPEYQDLVENFTTGYPLLDPTREATGTRDSKYQLRLNVGPESFLPGDFS comes from the coding sequence ATGGAGTCAACAAACGACGAAGAGACTCAACGAAAGAGCCTGTCGACGCGCGAGTCGCAGGCACTGTCACGGCTCGCAAGCGAGAACCGGCAGGTCATCAGTATTAGTGACATCGCGGACGCGCTTGACATTCCGCGGAAGTCGGCCAAGGACATGGCGTATGCGCTTAAGGAGAAAGGGTGGCTTGAGCGGATCGCGCACGGGAAATATCTAATTCTCCCGCTCGCTGCCGGTGAGAACGCCGTGTATACCGAACACGAGTTCGTGATCGCGTCAGCACTCGTAGAGCCGATGTACATCGGGTACTGGAGTGCGTTGAATCACCACGGGCTGACCGAGCAGATGTCCCGCACGGTGTATGTCGTGACGACAGAGCGCGCCCAGGAGCGTGAAATCCACGGTGTCCCGTACCGTCCGGTGACGGTCACTGAGCAGAAGTTCTTCGGGTATCAACCGACTGCGGTCGGGTCGAGCCAGGTGAATATATCGAGTATCGAAAAGACGCTGGTCGATTGCGCCGACCATCCGGAGTTTTGCGGGGGTATCAGCGAGCTTGCGAAGGCAATGCAGAACGCTGTCGATACTCGCTGTTCGTGGGAACGCGTCGTCGAGTACCTGCGGCGGGTTGGGAACGGTGCCGCAACGAAGCGACTCGTGTATCTCGCCGACCAGTTGGACATCGACCTTCCGGAGTATCAGGACCTCGTCGAGAACTTCACGACCGGGTACCCGCTGCTCGACCCGACGAGAGAAGCGACGGGGACCCGGGACAGCAAGTACCAACTCCGTCTGAACGTCGGTCCCGAATCGTTCCTCCCTGGTGACTTCTCATGA